One part of the Aspergillus luchuensis IFO 4308 DNA, chromosome 5, nearly complete sequence genome encodes these proteins:
- a CDS encoding uncharacterized protein (COG:S;~EggNog:ENOG410PKZP): MIPPCDPVILDNNPQFKRLYTHLTTTLLNPDGSTRAQDAQPARQAVVEEVKACRIRDAKKQIKKQALRRLAFDPDSGVPDDCRDPIAIITIYLESSPELLQLDDDSHDAATDAQLLLAPDIDDFYSNLPLLATPLSNVLSTILNDLRAIANAGSSDSAGPGSTSTPNEPPRTTRARNRQAMLRSVAQVQLASQLEDRIRALRQIQLTELPAARTRMAATASEVLATRAAVLERTVMLLERAKHGAMARAAKAKADHLLAVVQGIEGKLNLTKLDILAAIHTPEVVDALQRYYQHLQNTREQLEERRATALEELKDYESNIDRAGRGPMKELARQFGSLIQEVEDVRMEIERLNV; encoded by the exons ATGATACCGCCATGCGATCCGGTCATTCTTGACAACAACCCTCAATTCAAGAGACTTTATACCCACCTGACGACGACTCTCTTGAATCCCGATGGCTCCACTCGCGCCCAGGATGCGCAACCCGCTAGACAGGCTGTTGTGGAA GAGGTAAAAGCCTGCCGGATACGAGACGCGAAAAAGCAAATCAAGAAGCAAGCCTTGCGACGGCTGGCATTCGACCCGGACAGCGGAGTACCCGACGAT TGCCGAGaccccatcgccatcataACCATTTACCTCGAATCCTCCCCCGAGTTGCTCCAGCTTGACGACGACTCCCACGATGCAGCAACAGACGCGCAATTACTCCTCGCGCCCGACATCGACGACTTCTACTCCAATCTTCCTCTCCTAGCAACTCCGCTATCCAATGTCCTCTCCACAATACTCAACGACCTCCGCGCAATAGCCAATGCAGGATCATCCGACTCCGCAGGCCCCGGATCTACATCAACACCCAATGAACCGCCCCGAACAACCCGCGCACGCAATCGCCAGGCTATGCTTAGGTCCGTCGCGCAGGTGCAGCTCGCCTCACAGCTCGAGGACCGGATTCGCGCTTTGCGTCAGATACAATTGACGGAGCTCCCGGCAGCTCGGACCCGGATGGCTGCGACGGCGTCGGAGGTGCTCGCGACGCGGGCGGCCGTGCTGGAGCGCACGGTGATGCTTCTGGAGCGGGCAAAACATGGGGCGATGGCCCGGGCGGCGAAGGCGAAGGCGGATCATCTActggcggtggtgcaggGAATAGAGGGGAAGCTTAA TCTTACGAAACTGGATATACTCGCGGCGATACATACACCGGAGGTCGTGGATGCGCTGCAACGGTATTATCAGCACCTTCAGAATACGAGGGAACAGCTGGAGGAAAGACGTGCTACGGCtttggaggagttgaaggaCTACGAGAGTAATATTGATAGAGCCGGGCGCGGACCGATGAAGGAGCTTGCGCGACAATTTGGATCGTTGATAcaggaggtagaggatgtgaggatggagatcgAGCGATTGAATGTATAG